One window of the Stigmatella aurantiaca genome contains the following:
- a CDS encoding endo-1,4-beta-xylanase: MRRGWFGSLVSLALVGCGSGSSSDPGASLDSTAPFVSIQAPTFSARVSGTLGVVGTASDDVAVASVEVQVDADAFVPATGTTAWSYLWDTSPLSDGVHALTVRVTDTSGNVGLTTVPVEVSNFDAGRPMSPVGMALTVAPKGGVLGDMLRASATFTNPGPQPLTLPRLRLTALAPAGATAGVDFAPTLGPITLAPGQTVTLEALGRPLPTAPAGEWQVLPSYEDAQGFTHFGPSQRVPLLRQVRLGAATHQKRLFDAAEPAYAQTFLTHFDSLTPEYEMKIAQLQPAQGQFDFAIADQIVAFAEANGKQVRGHTLIWGNSLPAWLTGRTWTREELIQVLETHIATVVGRYRGRIPEWDVVNEAFLDDGSWRPNLWLTTIGTEYIALAFQAAHRADPSAKLFYNDYNVERINAKSTAVYNLARSLQEQGVPIHGIGMQSHVTPNYYPTQAQLEAVLSRLEQAGLEGQLTELDVSLAKLTDTPDAEKFELQAQIYQGLVAACQARPGCTRITTWGITDKYTYLGSTGVPLLFDTQYAPKRAMEVTRHILGR, from the coding sequence ATGCGCCGTGGATGGTTTGGAAGCCTGGTGTCCCTGGCCCTCGTGGGGTGTGGGTCCGGGAGCTCCTCGGATCCGGGGGCTTCCCTGGACTCGACCGCGCCCTTCGTCTCCATCCAGGCCCCCACCTTCAGCGCCCGGGTGAGCGGCACGCTCGGCGTCGTGGGCACCGCCTCGGATGACGTCGCCGTGGCCTCCGTCGAGGTGCAGGTCGATGCGGACGCCTTCGTCCCCGCCACGGGCACCACCGCGTGGAGCTACCTGTGGGACACCTCGCCGCTGAGCGACGGCGTCCACGCCCTCACCGTCCGCGTCACCGACACCTCCGGCAACGTCGGCCTCACCACCGTCCCGGTGGAGGTGAGCAACTTCGATGCGGGCAGGCCCATGTCCCCGGTGGGCATGGCGCTCACCGTCGCCCCGAAGGGCGGCGTGCTCGGGGACATGCTCCGCGCCTCGGCCACCTTCACCAACCCGGGCCCCCAGCCCCTCACGCTGCCCCGGCTGCGGCTCACCGCCCTGGCCCCGGCCGGCGCGACCGCGGGCGTGGACTTCGCGCCCACGCTGGGCCCCATCACGCTTGCCCCCGGCCAGACGGTGACGCTGGAGGCCCTGGGCCGCCCCCTGCCCACCGCCCCGGCCGGCGAGTGGCAGGTGCTGCCCAGCTACGAGGATGCGCAGGGCTTCACCCACTTCGGCCCCTCGCAGCGCGTGCCGCTCCTGCGCCAGGTGCGCCTGGGCGCCGCCACCCACCAGAAGCGCCTCTTCGACGCGGCCGAGCCCGCCTACGCGCAGACCTTCCTCACGCACTTCGACTCGCTCACGCCCGAGTACGAGATGAAGATCGCCCAGCTCCAGCCCGCCCAGGGACAGTTCGACTTCGCCATCGCTGACCAAATTGTCGCCTTCGCCGAGGCGAACGGGAAGCAGGTGCGCGGCCACACGCTCATCTGGGGCAACTCGCTGCCCGCGTGGCTCACCGGGCGTACCTGGACGCGCGAGGAGCTCATCCAGGTGCTGGAGACGCACATCGCCACCGTGGTGGGCCGCTACCGGGGCCGCATCCCCGAGTGGGACGTCGTCAACGAGGCCTTCCTGGATGATGGGAGCTGGCGGCCCAACCTGTGGCTCACCACCATCGGCACCGAGTACATCGCCCTGGCCTTCCAGGCCGCCCACCGCGCCGACCCGTCCGCCAAGCTCTTCTACAATGACTACAACGTCGAGCGGATCAACGCGAAGTCCACCGCCGTCTACAACCTGGCCCGCTCACTCCAGGAGCAGGGCGTGCCCATCCATGGCATCGGGATGCAGTCCCACGTCACGCCCAACTACTACCCCACCCAGGCCCAGCTCGAGGCGGTGCTCTCGCGCCTGGAGCAGGCGGGCCTCGAAGGCCAGCTCACCGAGCTGGACGTGAGCCTCGCCAAGCTCACGGACACCCCCGACGCGGAGAAGTTCGAGCTCCAGGCGCAGATTTATCAGGGCTTGGTGGCCGCCTGTCAGGCCCGCCCCGGCTGCACCCGCATCACCACCTGGGGCATCACCGACAAGTACACCTACCTGGGCAGCACCGGCGTGCCGCTCCTCTTCGACACCCAGTACGCCCCCAAGCGCGCCATGGAAGTAACCCGGCACATCCTCGGTCGCTGA